The nucleotide window TTTGTTCCCAGCCCGGACAGGGCCGTGGTCAGTTCGGCCATGGGCCGCTCGTGCATGCGCTTGGCGCCGTGCACCCGGAAGGTGCCGCGCCCGGCGGCGGCCACGCCGGTCATCAACCGGCAGGTGGTCCCGGATTCGTGCATGTACAGTTCATGCGGCTCCTCGTCCTTGTGCTTGCCGTCGGCGTTGCCCCCCTTGGGGCCGTCCTCCATGCCGGTGACGACGAGCAGGCCGTCCCTGTCCTCGATCCGCGCGCCGCAGGCCGCCAGGCAGCCCCGGGTGCGGGTGATGTCATCGGATTCGAGGATGCCGGATATCTCGGATTCGCCGTTGGCCAAGGCTGCGGCGATGAGCGTGCGGTGGGACAGCGACTTGCTGGCCGGGGCGTTGATGGTGATCGGTCCCTTGGTCATTATCGTTCCTCCTGGGTGGGGTAGGTGCCGAGCACGCGAAGCGTGTGGCACTGCTCCCTGATGTCCTGAAGCACGTCCTCGTACCGGCCGCCCGACATGTCGCAGGCCAGGTCGGCGAAGAAGACGTACTTCCATTTTTCGCCCTTGAACGGGCGGGATTCGAGCTTGGACAGGTTGATGGATTGATGGGCCATGGTCGTCAGCACCCGGGCCAGCGCACCGGGCCGGTCGGGCAGGGTGAACAGGATGGTGGTCTTGTCCCGCTTGTCCTCCTGGGAGGGCGACGGGCCGATGATGAAAAAGCGCGTCCAGTTGTCGGGCTGGTCCTCGATGTTCTGGGCCAGCACATTCAGGCCGTGCATGTCGGCCAGCTTGATGTGGCCGATCACGGCGGCGGCCTTTTTCCCGGCCACGACCTCGGCGGCCTCCGCAGTGGATTCCAGGGGGATGGTCGGCACGTCGCGCATGTTGGCGCGCAGCCATTCCCGGCATTGCCCCAACGGCTGCGGGTGGGAGTAGATGACCTCCACGTCCTCCAGCCTCTCGGCGTTGGACATGAGGCTGTGGCTGATCTTGCTGAAGACCTCGGCCTGGATGTAGACCGTGTATTTCATGAACAGGTCCACCACCTGGCCCACGGTGCCCTCTATGGAATTTTCCAGCGGGATGACGCCCAGCTCCGCACCTTCCTCGGCCACGGCCCGGAAGATCTCCTCGAAGTTGTTCTTGGGCGTGAGCGAGGCCGAGGTGCCCATGTGCTCGATGGCCGCGAAGTAGGAAAAGGTGCCCTCGGGGCCGAGGTAGACCACCCGCTCGGGCCGCTGCAGATGGCGGGAGGAGGACATGATCTCCCGGTAGATGGTGCGCAGGTGCTTGTCCGGCAGCGGGCCGGGGCTGGAATCCGCGATCTTGTTCAGCACTTCCTGCTCGCGAAACGGCTTGTAGATGGTCTCGCCCGTGGCCGCCTTGTACCGGCCCACGCCGAGGCTCACCTCGGCGCGCTTGTTGAGCAGGTCCACGATTTCGCGGTCGATGGCGTCGATGTTCTCGCGCAGTTCGCCGAGATCGGGAATGTCGTTCTGTTCAGTCTTGTCAGCCATGATTGCTCCGATTTGCCTCCGGCGGCCAAGGGGGAAACCCTTTGAGAAGGGTTTCCCCCTTGGATCCCCCTTCCTAAACTTTTTGTCGCGCCTTCGGCGGGGTTGTGCCGATGCGGGTGATTCTCTCTCTTCTCACAGGCCCTTGCAACATCGTATTTCTCATCTCCCCCCTCTCCCCCCGCGAAGCGGCCATAAAAAGTTTGGGAAAAGGAGGGGATGGGGGGGCGGGGGCTACCCTTCCTTGATCTCTTCCTTGATGCGCATGCCGAAGTGGCGTCCGGCCTCGTCGGTCCTGACCATGATTTTGTCGCCCTTCTTCAGGGTGACCACGGACACGGGTTCGCCCTTGTCCGAGACCACGCGGATGGTTTCCGCGTTCTGCAGGAACACCTGGCCGGACTTGACGCCGTCATCGGTCTTCACCTCCGCCTTGATGAGCAGCATGGGCCGGACCTCCACCTTGACGCGGCCCACGGTGGCCAGGGAGGTGGCCCCGCCCGCGCCCACGATGAGCACGTCGTCGCCCGCGCCCAGTTCTTCGAGATAGGTGGTCTTGTCGCCGGGCATCTGGGCGTAGGCGTGGACCGCGCCCGCATTGATGCGGAAGGGGCGTGCGGCCACATAGGGGTTGGACTCGGTCTCGGCGTGGACCAGGAAGGAGAAGGCCGAGGAATTGCCGATGAGCATGCCCTGGCCCCTCTTGAGCACGGAGATGGTGTCCACGCAGACGCGGTGACCCAGGCCGGTGGATTCTATTTCGGTGACGGTGGCGGCTTGAAGATCCATGGTTCCCTGCGAGAGTTTGAGTTCGGCGACGATCTGCTTGAGGTCGGCGGCGCCCTCGGGCAGGACCACGATGGTGTCGCAGCCGCGCTCCAGGATGCCCGCCGCCAGCACGGCCCGGTCCAGGGATTCGCATTCCAGGGCCAGGGAGTCCACCTGGGCCAGGATGTTCTCCACCGGGATGATCTCCCATCCCTTCTTGAGGACCACGTCCTTGCCTGCCTTGGCGGCTTTGACGGCCACGTCCTCGTCCGCCTTCTTGGTCAGTTCCACCGTGACCATGTCTTCCGGGGTGAGGGTGGTGATCTTGCTCAGGGCTTCGACGGCGGCCACGTGGTTCTTGTCGACCATGACGGCGTCCACGCCGGATTCCAGGGCCAGGGTGACCAGTTTCTTGTCGAAGGGGACGGACTTGAAGATGACTTTTTTCATGGTGCTACCGTTATGCGTTGAGATGGTTGAGGGCGGCTTCCACGGTCTCGTCGCCGTGCACGATCATGTTCAGCGATTCCACCAGGCGGGTGGGATTCTTGTGCTGGAACACGTTGCGGCCCACGGACAGCCCTGCGCCGCCTGCTTCAAGGGAATCATGCACCATCTGAAGGAAAGCCCTGGTGCTGTCAAGTTTCGGCCCGCCCGCGATGACCACCGGGACACAGCAGGAGTCGCAGACCTTGGCAAAGGTGTCGATGTCGCCGGTGTAGGGGACCTTGACCACGTCTGCGCCCAACTCGGTGCCCACGCGGGCGCAGTGGGCGACCACTTCGGGATCGTACTCGTCCTTCACCTTGGGACCGCGCGCGTAGACCATGGCCAGCAGCGGGATGCCCCAGTTGGCGGCGTCCGAGGCCATTCTGCCGAAATCGTTCAGCATGGCGGATTCGGTCTCGTCGCCCAGGTTGCAGTGGATGGACACGGCGTCCGCGCCCAGCCGGATGGCGTCCTCCACCGAGGCTACCAGGGACTTGGCGTTGGGGAAGGGCGACAGGGACGTGGAGGCGGACAGGTGGACGATGAGCCCGATGTCCTTGCCCTCGGCGCGGTGGCCGCAGCGGACCAGCCCCTTGTGCTCGATGACGGCGTTGGCCCCGCCGTCCACGACCTTGCCCACGGCTTCGCGCATGTCCACCAGCCCGTCGATGGGGCCGACTGTCACGCCGTGGTCCATGGGGACCACGATGGTGCGGCCCGTGTTGCGGTTGAAGATGCGCTCCAGTCTGATTGCTTTGCCGATGTGCATGTTCTCTCTCCTTGATTGTTCGCTCAAGGGGGCGGGGTGTCCGGCGGTTATAAAAAAACAAGGGCCGCCGGCTTTCGCCCGCGGCCCTTGAAGAGGATTCCTGTTTTGCTTCTGTAGTCCACCAACTGGTTACACAGCACCTCTTCCAAGCCCGCGAGCGTGGCTGTACCAATACCAAAAATAAAAGTTGGAAAAGTATGCGTTGGAAACAGTGGTGGTCTTCATGGCCACTAGAGCTACACCGCGAGGGTTGTTCTGTCAACTAAAATATTTGTTACGATTTCAGTGAGATATCATATATTACCATATTTTCTTGCGACCGGCGGTCATTTTTATGGTGTTTAACATTTTTCGAAAGTTTGACAATTTTGACCTAAAAAAATGACTTCAAAATTGTAATAAATTACATAAATGTTAAATCAGAATACACAAAAAGCGGGACAAATGGCGACTTTTACATGAATAGCAACAAAAAACGACTTTGGCACGGCTTTTGATAGAGGGGTGTCAGGTTTGAAACGCATTCCATTCAAAGAGGAGTATTGCAATGTTTTCGAGAAAGTCCCCGACCCATGTTTCCAAGAGGCTCGCCATAGGCGTGGCCGCTTTGGTTGCAGCCCTGGCTCCCACCCTCGCCTATGCAGAAGAGGTGGAGTATCTCACCCAGTCCAACGGCAACATCCTTTGGACCCTGATCGCCGCCTGTCTGGTCATGCTCATGCAGGCGGGCTTCGCGTGCGTTGAGGCCGGTTTCACCCGCGCCAAATCCGCCGGCAACATCATGATGAAGAACTTCCTGGATTTCTCCGCCGGTTCCCTCGTCTTCTTCCTGTTCGGTTTTGCCGTCATGTTCGGCCTGGATGCGGGCGGTTTCATCGGCACCTCCGGCTACATGCTGGGCGGCGTCGCCGAATCCGACATCATGTGGACCTACACCTTCTGGTTCTTCCAGTCCGTGTTCGCAGCCACCGCCGCCACCATCGTTTCCGGCGGCATGGCCGAGCGCACCAAGTTCGGCAGCTACATTATCGTATCCATCGTGATCACCGGCCTCATCTACCCCATCTCCGGCCACTGGGCCTGGGGTTCCCTGTGGCTGGGCGATGACGGCGCGGGTTGGCTGGAAGGCCTCGGCTTCTGCGACTTCGCCGGTTCCTCCGTGGTCCACTCCGTGGGTGGCTGGGTCGCCCTGGCTGGTGCCCTGGTTCTCGGTCCCCGTGTCGGCAAGTACTCCGAAGACGGAAAGGCCAAGGCCATTCCCGGTCACAACATCCCCCTGGCCGGTCTGGGCGTGTTCCTGCTCTGGTTCGGTTGGTTCGGCTTCAACCCCGGTTCCACCACCACCGCCGACAACACCATCGGCCTGATCGCCATGAACACCTCCCTGGCCGCTGCCGGCGGCGTGCTCGGCGCCATGTTCATCTCCTGGTTCCGTTACGGCAAGCCCGACATCTCCATGACCATGAACGGCGCCCTGGCCGGCCTGGTCGGCATCACCGCCCCCTGTGCCACCGTCACTCCCGGCGCTTCCATCCTCATCGGCCTCATCGCCGGTCTCCTGGTCGTCCTGTCCATCGAATTCATCGACAAGGTGCTCAAGATCGACGATCCGGTCGGCGCATCCTCGGTCCACGGCGTCTGCGGCGCCTGGGGCACCATTGCGGCGGGCCTGTTCAACGTCGACGGCGGATTGTTCTACGGCGGCGGCATGGCCCAGCTCGGCGTGCAGCTGATCGGCGTGGGCGTGTTCTTCATCTGGGCTTTCGGTGCCGGTTACATCCTGATGTCCGCCGTCAAGGCCATCTTCGGCATCCGCGTCAAGAAGGAAGAAGAGCTCAAGGGCCTGGACATCGCCGAACACGGCTCCGAGTCCTACAACGGTTTCCAGCTCTTCAGCAACGAATAGGGCCAGTTGACGCTTAACCAGAGATCATAAGGAGATATAGAAATGAAGCTCATCATAGCATACATCAGGCCTGAGATGCTGAACGCAGTGAAGCAGGCCCTTTACGCCAAGGAGATCTACTCCCTGTCCGTGACCAACGTCCTCGGTTCGGGCCGCCAGAAAGGCTTTACCGAAACCTACCGCGGCGTGCAGATGGAAGTGAACCTGCTCAAGAAGGTCCGTCTCGAGATCGCTGTCAACGACAGCTTCGAGCCCCTGGCCATCGAGGCCATCAAGACCGCCGGACAGACCGGCAACGAAGGCGACGGCGTGATCTTCGTCGTCGAGTTGGCCAAGGCCATGCGCATCAGGACCGGCGAGGACGGTATCCTCTAGGACGGATTGCGACACGTATACAAGCGCCGGGGCGGCGTCCACACACCGCCGCCCCGGCCTTATGCCGGATTTCCCCGGCACGGTTTGAGAGCAAAGAGCCGGCGAGCAAAAATAACGAGAATTTCAGTGTTGAAGACAGTGCCGGACCTTGGCGAGATCATTGAAAACAGGTCCATCATCATCCACTTCCAGCCCCAGGTTTCCCTCAAGCGGAAGGCCGTTGTCGGGCTGGAGGCCCTGAGCAGAGGATTCGACCCCCAAAGCGGAGAAATCATACCTCCAACCCTGCTGTTCGCGCAGGCCCGGGACAAGGCATCCCGGCTCGCCCTGGACCGGGCCTGCCGAACCAACGCGGTCGAAGCTTTCGCCTCCCTCCATCGAAGGGAAAAAAGCCTGATGCTCTCCATGAACGTCGATGCCTCCTGCATCAACGAGGAGACGCGCGGCTCCAACCACATCCTGAATCTGGCAAAGCGGTGCGGGGTCAGCCCCGGCAACGTGATCATCGAGATCATCGAATCCCGATGCGACGACACCGAGGCCCTGATGGAGTTCGTGCGCTTCTATCGCAAGCACGGCTTTCTTATCGCCCTGGACGACGTGGGCGTGGGCTTTTCCAACCTGGATCGCATTCCCATGCTCAAGCCGGACGTCATCAAGCTCGACCGCTGCCTGATCAACGGGGTCAACAAGCATTTCCACAAGCTGGAAGTGGTCCGCAGCTTCGTGCAGATGGCCAACCGGCTCGGCTGCCTTGTCCTGGCCGAGGGAGTGGAGACCGCCGAGGAGGCCATGTGCCTGCTCTCCAACGGGGTGGACGTGTTCCAGGGATTCTATTTCGCCCGGCCCGCTCCGGGGCTGGACGCGGTGCCCGGCATGGAGAGCAAGGTCAACGCCCTGGCCGAAAGGCACCGTGAGAACCGGACGCAGCAGATCGCCGAGGACAAGCGGCGCTATTCCAGCTACGACCTGACCGTGCTGACCATGTGCCAGGCCCTGGCCGAGAGCCCGGCCAGGGACACCTGCAAGGACCTGGCCCGGTTCATCGACACCTACCCGAGCGTGGAGTGTCTCTACGTGCTGGACATGAAGGGGAACCAGATTTCCGAAACCCTGTGCAACCCCGCCCGGCTCAACAGCAGCAAGCGGTTCTTGTATGAACCCGCCAGCGAGGGAGCCGACCATTCGCTCAAGGAATACTTCCTGCCGATCCAGGCCGGGCTGGAGAAGTTCACCACCCGTCCCTACATATCACTGGCTTCGGGCAACCTCTGCACAACCATCTCCCACGTCTTCTACCACAAGGGCACCGGCCGCCACCGCATCCTGTGCGTGGACATGAAGCGCGAGGAGGAATCGTCCTGCAACTGGTAGCCTCCGGGCGCAAGAAAAGGGCGGAAACGTGAGTCTCCGCCCTTTATGCAGTTTTACGTTCCGGTCCCGGGTCTTATGCCGTGGTGAACCTGCGCCGGACTACCGTCAGGCCTGCGATGCCGAAACCGAGCAGCAGGGCCGTGCCCGGGATGGGGGTTGCCTGAGAAGCGGCCACTGCGTACCACGCCTCCGCAATCATTATCCTGCCGTCACCGTTCAGGTGGCCGCCGTCGTCGGTCCAGCCGGACCACAGGGTTTGGTATACCGAGCCGTCGCCGGCCACGTATGTCTGTTCATTGCCGAACTCGTCGTGCGCCTCCAGGTCGGCGATGTCGAAGAGCAGCTTGTCGTTGGTCTCGGCATAGGCGCGAACCGCTTCGTTGTATCGGTTGCGCAGGTCGTTGCTGCTGCCTGAGCCGGTGGTCAGGGGCATGGTGGTGTAGACGAAGGTGGCCGAGTATTGGCCTTCCAGCTCGTTCATCATTGCCAGGTACACGCTGACATCGGCTGCCTGGTCAATGTAGCAGAGCTTGTCCATGACGAAGTCCGCCGAGTTGCCCCAGCCTGCCTTTACCATGGTCTCGAAGATCGTGTACTTGCTGGCCCAGCCCGGATTGCCGCGGTTCACGTCGTAGACCGAGCCGGGGGTCAGGCCGCCCGCGGGCGGAGCGGACCCCGAGGACGCGGTGGGCGTGGTCAGCTGGTATTTGTTGGAATCGCCGGAGTGCAGGGTGTCCATGCCGCCGAGCATGTTGCCGCCCACCGAGGCGTGGGTGAACATCCAGGTCTGTTGGCCTATGGCGTCATAGGCGGCCTGGTTCAAAGAGTTGAAGTCATGTGTGCCGACGTACGAGTAGTCGATGGTCAGCGCCCATGCCGTTGACGATGCCAGGATCGTCAGCAGCAAAGCCAGAGCAAGCCTTTTGAAATAATCCATGCCGGAAATCTCCTTTTCGATACCCGCTGGTTGCAGTGATCGATCCACCCCGGAGAAACATTCCTCTGGCGATAGAGAGCAAAACCGGTGCCATAATTTGACCGAATATACTGTTTGGGCCGCTTGATCAAGGGGTGCGGAGAATTTTCTTCGGCTGCGAAAGTCATTGAGGTTGTGGTAATGGTGGGTTGAGTGGTGCTCCTGTCTGCATGACGTAGAATTATTGTCGGCCTGCCGGGTCCTGATCGATTTTGCCTGTGAACCAGCTTGCGGCCGCTTTTGAATCGCTGAAGAGCCGGACCGTGAAGGACCTGTTGATCAGCGCGGTCTCGAAGAGCCGGGCAGCGGCCTCACCCCGGTGGTCATGAACGATGGCGATCCGGCCCCGCATTGCGGGGGACGCCAGTTCAGCGAGGCATTCGCCGAATTGAACCGCATCGTACATGGACAATTCCGACGTCGACTTTCTTATGTCGGCCAGTATGCCGTTGAGATTGTGGTCGAGCCGGTTCCTGAGGGATTTCTCGGCCAGATCGAGCAGGGCGGGTCCATCCAGAACCCCTTCACAGGTGCACAGTATGTAGTCGGGTTTTGTTTCCAGCGCGATTTTGCAGGGTGGCAGCTGTCCGTCTTCGTCCGATTCCCGCATTTGGGTACTCCCTGTCGTGAGTGGGATGGGGTTTTATTATGTTGGAATGAGCATAATAAGAATGACCTGAACGCGCAACCGGTTTGATGCAGGGCGCATGGATATCCGGGTGGAAACACCGGGGTGGCCGGTTTCAGTCTTTTCTGCGCACCATGGCCCATGTTGAAAGGGAGGGGCGGCCTAGGCGCGCCCCTCCCTTTGGGTGGTGGTGTCGTTGATCGGGTGAGCCGCTACATGTCGAGTATCTTCTTGGCGGACTCGTCCATGATGTCGGTGATGAACTTGACGCCGGTCTCTTTTTCCGTCTCACGGTTGCCGGAGGCGATGTCGTCGCGACCGACCTGTTGGAGGTTGAACTTGCGCGCGCCGCACATGAGCTGCTGCAGCCCTGCGGAGAGTTTGTCCACGAGGCTCCAGATGGCCACGGCCCCGAGGGGGACGTTCTTCATCTCGTTCTTGCCGATCTGCTTTTCCACGTCCTGGTAGCAGGTGAAGATTTCCTCGGCGGACCGGCCGTACTTGCTGACTGCGGCGGGGAGCTTGTCCCAGTTGCCGTTGACGGTTTCGCGGCGTTCGGGGAAGAGCACTCCTTCGATGTTGGAGCCGAGGAAGCCGGGGATCATCATGGCGCGGCCCATGCAGATCATCTTGGTGTAGGGCGCGCCCAGTGCGAGGGCCTTGAAGATGTTGCTGCCCTTGGCGAAGCCGCCGGCAAAGGACATGTCCACCACGCGCTTGCCGCGTGCGGCCAGGCGGGAGGCGTATTCGTGGGCCTTGGCGTGGAGCAGGATGGAGGGAACGCCCCAGCTTTCCATCATGTTCCAGGGGCTCATGCCGGTGCCGCCGCCGGAGCCGTCCATGGTCAGCAGGTCGAGTTCGGCCTCGGAGGCGAACTTGATGGCCATGGCCAGGGCTTCCATGCCGTAGGACCCGGTTTTCAGGGATATCCGCTTGAAGCCAAGTTCGCGCAGGTACTTGACCGAGGTCATGAACTCGTCGCGGACCTGCTCGTAGGTGGACAGGTTGGTGTAGCCCAGCCGACTGTGGCGGGCGAAATGCTTGATGGAGCCGCGCGCGTAGCCTTCCTGGACCTCGGGCTTTTCGGGGTCGGGATCAACGAGATAGCCGCGTTTCTTCAGGAATTGGGCGTATTCCAGGCTGGTGACTTCGATTTCACCGCCGATGTTCTTGGCACCCTGGCCCCACTTGAGTTCGATGATGACCTTGTCGCCGTATTTTTCGGCCACGTATTCGGCCACACCGTTGCGGGTGTCTTCCACGTTGAGCTGGACGATGATGGCGCCGTAGCCGTCGTAATAGCGCATGTAGGTGTCGATGCGGCGTTCCAGTTCCGGAGCCTTGGCGATGCGGCCGTTCTTGATCTCGGATTGCCGGTCCACGCCGACCACGTTTTCACCCACGACGATGGGTGCGCCCACCAGGGCGCAGCCCACGGCAAAGGCGTCCCAGTACTTGGCTGCGATGAAGGTGGAGCCGAGGGCGCCGGTCATGAAGGGAACCTTGCACTTGGTGATTTCCCTTGCGCCGAAGGAGGTCTCGAGGCTGACGTCGGTGAAGAGCAGGTCGCCGTCGGTGTCGGCGGCGCCCATCGCCCCGTAGTTCAACCCCTGAATCCGGAGGGAGTTGTAGGAAACGCCCACGTGGGTCGTGTTGCCGCTGCCTGCGGTGACAAGGCCGAAGTCGCGGGGGTAGAGGATTTCACGACCGCGCATGGATGCAAGCCAGGTCTCGCATTTCCCCTGGCAGTCCGCCCGGCAGAGGGTACAGAGTCCGGACTCGATGGCGTTGCCACGGTTCACGCTTCCGATGACATCATTGCTTTTGGGATAGTTGTTCATGCTAGCTCCGCATTTAGATATGGAAAGGACAAACGAATATGTGAACATGAGCGCAATAAAGCTGGAGATTCCTAGCAGAAAGTGGCGTGATTGTCATGGATTTTCGACAACGATGGAAAATATTGCCCTACAAAAATGTAGTTTTTGCTAATTTTGGACATTCGAATCAGTTTCTAAACGGAAAGGGCGGACTCGTTCGGGAGTCCCCGTGTCGGCGGGAATGAAAAAAGGGTGGAAGCCGAAGCTTCCACCCTTTGATCGGCTGGAGGGGCGTTAGATCTTGCAGGCGGTGCGAAGATCGTCCACGGCGTCGGTCTGCTCCCAGGTGAACTCGGGGAGTTCGCGGCCGAAGTGGCCGTAGTTGGTGGAGGCCTGGAAAATGGGACGACGCAGGTTGAGGCGTTCCAGGATGAAGTAGGGGCGCATGTCAAAGACCTCGGTGACGGCCTTGGTCAGCGCCTCGTCGGTCACCTTGCCGGTGCCGCGGGAGCAGACGACCACGGAAACCGGGTCGGCCACGCCGATGGCGTAGGCGATCTGGACTTCGCACTGGTCGGCCAGGCCTGCGGCCACGACGTTCTTGGCCACGTAGCGGGCCATGTAGGCACCGGAGCGGTCGACCTTGGACGGGTCCTTGCCGGAGAACGCGCCGCCGCCGTGGGCACCCGCGCCGCCGTAGGTGTCGTTGATGATCTTGCGACCGGTCAGTCCGCAGTCGCCGACCGGGCCGCCGATGACGAAGCGGCCGGTGGGGTTGATGTAGGACTTGAGCTTATCGTCGATCAGTTCGGCGGGCAGGGTCTTCATCACGACTTCGCGCAGGATGTCTTCCTGCAACTGGCCCAGCTCGACGCCTTCGGCATGCTGGGAGGAAACGACCACGTTGTCGATGCGAATGGGCTTGCCGTTGTCGAATTCGACGCAGACCTGGGTCTTTCCGTCAGGGCGCAGGTAGTCGAGAATGCCTTCCTTGCGCACGTCGGTCAGACGCTTGGAGAGCTGATGGGCGTAGTAGATGGGGGTGGGCATCAGGGTCGGGGTTTCATTGGTGGCGAAACCGAACATCATGCCCTGGTCGCCCGCGCCCTGTTCCTCGGGCTTCTGGCGGTCAACGCCCTGCGCGATGTCGGGGGACTGCTTGTCGATGGAGGAGATGACGGCGCAGGTTTCCGAGTCGAAGCCCATGGTGTCGGCGGAATTGTAGCCGATGTCCTTGATGGTGGCGCGGACGATCTCGGGAAAGTCGGCGTAGGCCGTGGTGGAGATTTCACCGGCGATGAATGCCATGCCGGTGGTGACCAGCGTCTCGCAGGCCACGCGCGCCATGGAGTCCTGGGCGATGATCGCGTCCAGGATGGCGTCGGAAATCTGGTCGGCCACCTTGTCGGGATGGCCTTCGGTCACGGACTCGGAAGTGAACAGGTATTTGCCTTCGATCTGCATGGATTACCCCTCCTTCAGGGAAAAACGTAAAAAAAAGCCTAGAAATCCGAAATGAGGTCGCACTCAAGGATTTCGTCGACGGTGTTGTTCGGGCCTGCGACCACGACGCGCGGCTTGCGGGTCTTGGCCTCTGTTTCGTCCAGCCACATGTAGGTGGCGATGATCACGCGTTGTCCCACCTCGCCCTTGTGGGCGGCCGCCCCGTTTAGGCATATCTGTCCCGGTTCTCCGGGGATGGCGTAGGTGGCGAGCCGCTCGCCGTTGTCCAGGTTGTACACCTCCACCTGCTCGTAAGGCAGAATGCCCACGACCTTCATCAGGGCGCGGTCGATGGACAGGCTCCCCCGGTATTCCAGGTTCGCCTCGGTGATGGTCGCGCCGTGGATCTTGGCGCTCAGGAAACAGCGTTGGGCCATGAAATCAAACCTCTATCAATATGTTGTCTATGAGCCGCGCCTTCCCCAGGCGAATGGCTACGGCTGCAAGGACCGGA belongs to Pseudodesulfovibrio portus and includes:
- the pheA gene encoding prephenate dehydratase, yielding MADKTEQNDIPDLGELRENIDAIDREIVDLLNKRAEVSLGVGRYKAATGETIYKPFREQEVLNKIADSSPGPLPDKHLRTIYREIMSSSRHLQRPERVVYLGPEGTFSYFAAIEHMGTSASLTPKNNFEEIFRAVAEEGAELGVIPLENSIEGTVGQVVDLFMKYTVYIQAEVFSKISHSLMSNAERLEDVEVIYSHPQPLGQCREWLRANMRDVPTIPLESTAEAAEVVAGKKAAAVIGHIKLADMHGLNVLAQNIEDQPDNWTRFFIIGPSPSQEDKRDKTTILFTLPDRPGALARVLTTMAHQSINLSKLESRPFKGEKWKYVFFADLACDMSGGRYEDVLQDIREQCHTLRVLGTYPTQEER
- a CDS encoding 3-dehydroquinate synthase II family protein — protein: MKKVIFKSVPFDKKLVTLALESGVDAVMVDKNHVAAVEALSKITTLTPEDMVTVELTKKADEDVAVKAAKAGKDVVLKKGWEIIPVENILAQVDSLALECESLDRAVLAAGILERGCDTIVVLPEGAADLKQIVAELKLSQGTMDLQAATVTEIESTGLGHRVCVDTISVLKRGQGMLIGNSSAFSFLVHAETESNPYVAARPFRINAGAVHAYAQMPGDKTTYLEELGAGDDVLIVGAGGATSLATVGRVKVEVRPMLLIKAEVKTDDGVKSGQVFLQNAETIRVVSDKGEPVSVVTLKKGDKIMVRTDEAGRHFGMRIKEEIKEG
- a CDS encoding 2-amino-3,7-dideoxy-D-threo-hept-6-ulosonate synthase, whose product is MHIGKAIRLERIFNRNTGRTIVVPMDHGVTVGPIDGLVDMREAVGKVVDGGANAVIEHKGLVRCGHRAEGKDIGLIVHLSASTSLSPFPNAKSLVASVEDAIRLGADAVSIHCNLGDETESAMLNDFGRMASDAANWGIPLLAMVYARGPKVKDEYDPEVVAHCARVGTELGADVVKVPYTGDIDTFAKVCDSCCVPVVIAGGPKLDSTRAFLQMVHDSLEAGGAGLSVGRNVFQHKNPTRLVESLNMIVHGDETVEAALNHLNA
- a CDS encoding ammonium transporter; translation: MFSRKSPTHVSKRLAIGVAALVAALAPTLAYAEEVEYLTQSNGNILWTLIAACLVMLMQAGFACVEAGFTRAKSAGNIMMKNFLDFSAGSLVFFLFGFAVMFGLDAGGFIGTSGYMLGGVAESDIMWTYTFWFFQSVFAATAATIVSGGMAERTKFGSYIIVSIVITGLIYPISGHWAWGSLWLGDDGAGWLEGLGFCDFAGSSVVHSVGGWVALAGALVLGPRVGKYSEDGKAKAIPGHNIPLAGLGVFLLWFGWFGFNPGSTTTADNTIGLIAMNTSLAAAGGVLGAMFISWFRYGKPDISMTMNGALAGLVGITAPCATVTPGASILIGLIAGLLVVLSIEFIDKVLKIDDPVGASSVHGVCGAWGTIAAGLFNVDGGLFYGGGMAQLGVQLIGVGVFFIWAFGAGYILMSAVKAIFGIRVKKEEELKGLDIAEHGSESYNGFQLFSNE
- a CDS encoding P-II family nitrogen regulator translates to MKLIIAYIRPEMLNAVKQALYAKEIYSLSVTNVLGSGRQKGFTETYRGVQMEVNLLKKVRLEIAVNDSFEPLAIEAIKTAGQTGNEGDGVIFVVELAKAMRIRTGEDGIL
- a CDS encoding EAL domain-containing protein; this translates as MLKTVPDLGEIIENRSIIIHFQPQVSLKRKAVVGLEALSRGFDPQSGEIIPPTLLFAQARDKASRLALDRACRTNAVEAFASLHRREKSLMLSMNVDASCINEETRGSNHILNLAKRCGVSPGNVIIEIIESRCDDTEALMEFVRFYRKHGFLIALDDVGVGFSNLDRIPMLKPDVIKLDRCLINGVNKHFHKLEVVRSFVQMANRLGCLVLAEGVETAEEAMCLLSNGVDVFQGFYFARPAPGLDAVPGMESKVNALAERHRENRTQQIAEDKRRYSSYDLTVLTMCQALAESPARDTCKDLARFIDTYPSVECLYVLDMKGNQISETLCNPARLNSSKRFLYEPASEGADHSLKEYFLPIQAGLEKFTTRPYISLASGNLCTTISHVFYHKGTGRHRILCVDMKREEESSCNW
- a CDS encoding VPLPA-CTERM sorting domain-containing protein; translated protein: MDYFKRLALALLLTILASSTAWALTIDYSYVGTHDFNSLNQAAYDAIGQQTWMFTHASVGGNMLGGMDTLHSGDSNKYQLTTPTASSGSAPPAGGLTPGSVYDVNRGNPGWASKYTIFETMVKAGWGNSADFVMDKLCYIDQAADVSVYLAMMNELEGQYSATFVYTTMPLTTGSGSSNDLRNRYNEAVRAYAETNDKLLFDIADLEAHDEFGNEQTYVAGDGSVYQTLWSGWTDDGGHLNGDGRIMIAEAWYAVAASQATPIPGTALLLGFGIAGLTVVRRRFTTA
- a CDS encoding glutamate synthase-related protein, encoding MNNYPKSNDVIGSVNRGNAIESGLCTLCRADCQGKCETWLASMRGREILYPRDFGLVTAGSGNTTHVGVSYNSLRIQGLNYGAMGAADTDGDLLFTDVSLETSFGAREITKCKVPFMTGALGSTFIAAKYWDAFAVGCALVGAPIVVGENVVGVDRQSEIKNGRIAKAPELERRIDTYMRYYDGYGAIIVQLNVEDTRNGVAEYVAEKYGDKVIIELKWGQGAKNIGGEIEVTSLEYAQFLKKRGYLVDPDPEKPEVQEGYARGSIKHFARHSRLGYTNLSTYEQVRDEFMTSVKYLRELGFKRISLKTGSYGMEALAMAIKFASEAELDLLTMDGSGGGTGMSPWNMMESWGVPSILLHAKAHEYASRLAARGKRVVDMSFAGGFAKGSNIFKALALGAPYTKMICMGRAMMIPGFLGSNIEGVLFPERRETVNGNWDKLPAAVSKYGRSAEEIFTCYQDVEKQIGKNEMKNVPLGAVAIWSLVDKLSAGLQQLMCGARKFNLQQVGRDDIASGNRETEKETGVKFITDIMDESAKKILDM